The genomic stretch tgttTGTATCGTAACATTTACATAATAGGTTCAGAGGAGATGGTCCGAAACCGCAGCCGCGGAAATGTCGGGTGAAGTATTAGAAAATACTATGAGAAGATGGTCTATGCCATGGGATTGTAGAAACATCACAGATTGGCCGCGACAAGATGTTAGATCGCGATTAAGAATACCTCATCAAAACAGAAGTAGATCTACCACACCAGATACAATATGGAAGGCATCTACTATGGCTAGTCAAGATGGCTTGCAGGAGGCAATTCAATTGTTATCTTGTAAACCAGGTGtgtacaaaagaaagaaaacattgTCAGTTATAATGATTTATTACAATCTcgaattgttttaatatttgtataggAATTAGGCCACTAAATCAATTAATTGCTTATACAAATCAGCATATCCCAGGTGTTACATTAACAACGTGCAATTTTGAGTCAAATTACGATTCTATTATGTGGCCAGCATCTCGCAAAATAGGTTTTCCAAGGTATTGGCCACGTGGTTCCCATTCAAGTGACCATTCTGATCAATCAGGACATCGCGAATGTGATCAGAGTGCACATAGTGGAGAACACAGAGATTCGGGTAGAGATTtgatgtatattaaaatttattcgtcattattaattgcaataaattatttattgtacgcTGTGCAGAACAAAGTGGAACTAGTGGTAGTCACGGAGATAGCAAAGATAGCATTCATTCGCACAGTGATCATAGAGAAATCGAATTTGGTAAGTATACGCGTTAAGTGCAATGAATGAAGtcaatcacgtataacgtttgactTTCCCATTAGGTACCGTAGATACACTACCATTACGTAAGAGCAGTTCTTCGACAGATTCTTGCATATCAGCCTATAGTCGGTCAGGTTCCGAGAGCGCTGGTGGTGGGGTAATGCATGATTACAGTTTAAAACAATtgttgctattattattacttgtGGTTCTTGTATATTAGCTTCGATCCATAAACGATTATCGAGTATTTAGTAACATTAGtaacattaataatttcagGAATGCGCGAGATCTCAATTATATTCTATGTGGAGTGGCAGTGATTTGCCTTTCATTAAATTGCCAGAAAGCAATGAAACGCAAGACGAACATCCGCCTGTATAAATACGTGGTATGTAAACATGTTTTGTGTTTGTCTTTCAAATGCTGCAACTTTTGTTGTATTTATAACCGCAATGCAGTAACGCGCGTTAATAATGCGTATATGAATTAATGTATGTGATCGTTGAAAATACGCGTAAAACGCGGCATTTGATGTTCAATATAAAGTAGAGTTGAATGGGTGtgtttatacaatatattgcGCGATAAATCGGTACATAATCGttcaaagaatgaaatatattcaaaatagaattgtTTATAAAAGTTGACTGTAAGATTTTTGATTGTCTGCGCTAGTTTATTTATGGACGATCATTTGATATTGGCTCCGTTTTCCCTGTCTAGTCTATCAATAGTTTTCAAGGAAAAATTGCTCATCGGTATCTTTCcaatgtaatttcatttccgAGTTCCGCTCTTAGTTCAATATGGTAAAACTTTAATGGAATCTCCAATTTTTAGTATCAATATTATGCTAATatgttgttatttatattacatataaccACATGAATTGGAAATTGAAAACTTGAACATTTTTTCCTACTCGATCCCTTATACTATCTTAATATCATACATTGGTATAACCAAATGCAGTATTAAACCATAtagtataaattacattttctacaatttaattattcgcgTGTGCATAATATCATCAATCGTACAGATCGTCTCTGCTCCTCTAACGTGTCATCTTGTTAATGTCGTATAGTCATAAAACTTTTTATCGTCATAATATTGGtcaaaacattttaaaatgtagAGAAGTAAACATTAGAGGAACACAGACAATAGGTTTTGTTTGAATAATTGACACATCGGATACGCGTCAATTAATTATGAATGAATCGATACATGTACAACTTGATTCATATGGcacagaaaaaaataaaacatttgacACCACAGAGTTACTTACATGCATATTTAACACTTAAGAATGAGGAATGAGACTACATGCTATGCCGTTGAAGTCACACCATAAGCCAATCAGTTCGAAACATCGTTAAATTTGTCTTTCTGCGTTTGCTTAATTAAATCCAAACGCGATACCATTAGATGTATCGACAATCGATAGCTTTCAGCCTTACAGAATATaatgatttaaattatataattactaaCGAACGAATCCCTTTTAAAGGGAACGATGTTCATCACTTATCtcatattttgtagaaaatcgTTCTAAAAGGACGAGACAGTCGTCAGTCGCAAAAGTTAGTTTTCACATAATGTCGAAACGAGTATCACAAACAAGTACAAACGACGTCACTGTTTGTAATTCAATTCTTGAAAGTATCATCGTCACTGAGATTGCACTCACccttgatattttaaatttttatacattttaatacatacaGTCCACTGAAAGAAACAGGCTGAAGAAAGAACCGATAATATTAATCGATCTCATCTTCCACCAAATCATCTTCGTCTTGGCCGTAATCGTCGTACTGATCTTTTAAATCGTCCTCTTCTTTGTCCAAAGGACAATGTATGCATCTGGATTCGTTTATTCCATAATTAATACAGGTGTCTCCTATACATTCGCAACAACCATCGTGAAACCATCTGTAACTTGTAGCACCCATGCTTTGGCAAGACGCCCGACATTTGTTCCAGGAGTTACATTGAGCCATAAATGCAACGGTGCAATTCACTGTCATTACGTTTGGTTTCAATGGATGTATCTGTTCGTCAGCGGTATCTGAAAGGACCACAAATTTTTTCGTCTTAACGGATTTCatgtaaatgtatctttaCAACGACAACAAAGAAGGGAAGTATAAATACATACGCATATggtatttcatttctttgtcGTGTTTTGGTGTAAATAAAGACATGTCGAAATCCACCGGAAATGTGAATGTGAGCCAACGTTCGTGCGGATCCGGTTCTGCAGTTAACGCTTGGAACAAGCCTGGCATCGGTTCGCTAAAGTCCTCCACGTGAGACTTCTTGCTTAATGGATTGTCCGTTATATTTGGTTTTGGACATAGGTCTACAGACAACGAGATATACGATTAAGAAACGCAGAGATATACTTGTGATTAGTAACGTTCGTTTGCGAACATAGAGAACCGTAGGAAATAGAAGCGACGGCTTACCTACGCATGAACAGCACTCGTCGTAAAGGTAACTAAGACAAGAGAAACACTCCTTGCAGCAGGTACATGTAACGAGATCGCATTTGCAGCTCTGCGTAAGCATACACTTACTGACAACACTGGCGCAAATCGCTTCGTTGCATCCTTCGCAGTGTTTGATGATTGCCGACAGAAATGAGATTTCAATGATAGCGACGACTAGCGTTCTGCTCCAACTCATCATCGTGTTCTAAAAAGACAGTACATCGGCGGACATTAATATCACACTGGCTCAACTGGTTTCAACGGTAGACGAAACTTTTCCTTTACGCTTGGCGGATCTTTGCGTcaatcgaacgaaataaaacacGTCCCGAGGTCAAACTTCTAATGTACATAGCGATAGGAACAGCGGTATCAAGTTTACATATACTGTAAGAAGGTTATCGAGATCAATTAAAAAAGCGATAAATTGGCGCCACTTCCTTCTAATGATGTAACATCGCGAAGGAGCAAGAACGCACGCATCTACTATCAAGTCTACGGTGGACCGTGAATCGCGTATGTTGATTACGACCATGAGGCTCGATTAAGGTTATTAAGAATATTCATGAACGTGAGTCAGGATGTCATTAAGAGGGGGTCGTGTGCCGAAACAACGAACTTTTAATCTTCTGTATTTTTGAAACACCTATCCTTCCTTCCAGTAAACGACTAAAATCATCCACGGGAATCCATTGATCGATGCTATTCTATATTCAagtttatttgtatatttaaaactgattttctttcattcataaaaatttattaatcgatAACGTTCATTCTTAAATATGCAAAGAATGATATTAATCGAGTGCGTATGGTAATTAATTACACGTTAACGAAAAGTACAGTATACAAAATACGTAGCAAGACCAAAAAGCTAGCGTATCGAATACGTGATTCTGCGAGATAGAAGGAGCGAAGGAATGATTGCAAAGACGCAATGCCCGATAATTCGATGCAAAATGATTGCATGCGTAATAATTATAGCTTTCAAAGACCCCAATTAAGTAGCTATTTATATTCTGCATAATCACGTCCTACGATGTTTCAAGTGAATTATTATCGGAAGGGAATTTCATTCCAACGACCTATTACATGCGTGGATCCGAGAAAAATTGCGTTTAATTCGAGAATTACCTGGCTACTGTCGCTGTTTACGAGTTTCCAGTTTCGACACTTCactaatatctttatttacgTGCAAGAAATTCTTCGCAAGTTAGGAATTTCCTTGCCGTGTTGACAAACGTATTAGAAACATACGTTCGATATTACGCGATAGATTTCCCGACGAATTCCTCAATTTCACTGTATATCCGGACGCGATCCTTCGACGGTGATCGTCTTGGTAAAACGAACTTTAACCGAGTAACAGGATGGATATTAAAGCATTCTTTTTCATATAGGACCCCCCACTTTAATGTTCGAAAGGTAGCAGTTGTAAATGAATATCGAAAGGAGCGGTTTTATGACGACTCCTTTCTGTTATTTGATCGTTGCTTGACGATTCTGTAACGTCGCACTACTTTTGACAAGTGCCACTTCATTAAAACTTAAACTTTCTTCTAAGACGAAACACCGAATGGAATGGCTCGCTGATTCTACAAACtcataacaaatatatatatagatagatcTTTCGAGAAATTCCTTTCCTCAGCGTGTCCATTACTAGTTGCCTTTGCGTAAATATTCACTTTGGATGTTGATTGCTTTGCACAACTGTACACATATACGATACTTAATGCGCAAATACGTGTCGTTCTTGGAATTCGGGAAAGTACATCGTAATGGAATATTGAACTAACGGAAAAGCGCGACTAATTTCCACTTACGAAGCATTTTATTACCACGGTGAAGAATACGATTAAGAagtttgattaaattgttttaatgaaaaatcgaGTGTCGGCAGTACTCGTCAACATAGCAATGTGAAATACGTTACAATAGTCTTCGGAAATATTCCGCGTACATTATATCGGAAGAAAAAAATCCTCGTCCAAACGTTGTTTCTGCTCGATTGTAAATACACCGATAAACCGTGGAGAAACGGctgcaaattttattcgtcgaaGTGGCTAATTGAAATGCCGTGGATGTCCTATGCAACGAAGGAATCACGATGGAGGCACCGCGCGCATCGCGACTAGAGACTgaacaattttagaaaaattccaaCTGTATTGAAATGTAAACGTTCGTCATTCAGGGACAGACGTGCTTACAGCCTCGCCTTGTTCTGGCCCGAGGCAATGGAATAACTTCAATAACAAACAGCAATCGCCTTCGTGGAAGGTATCGTAGCGTTCGCATCGCcattcaaatttctatttcttcgtatcgttttttatttcggtGGAAGTTGTACCGAAATGATCGCGAATGGCGTAGCAtgagatttttctttctctttcctttctgcTTCCTTCTCGCTTATTTCTTTTCACTCTCCTTGCAccgttcctctctttcttttgcaGTTCTTTGACTTGTCTGGCGTTGTCGCTGCCGCGAAAACGCATATCCAATAAGAGGCGACGAATAGCATACGGATGCATCAACAATCGATTCAAACTGCGCGAGTATTTCTAGAGAGAAGCGTActtttctgtattttctaaataccGTACGTTAATAGTagtttcgttgaaaaatttataaacatcTTCGTTTTTATCGGTACAGTTGCTTCGCGTTTAAACGGTTTTCACGCGTTTCGCCTTTTAGCAGGAATTTCTCggctgatttttttttttttttttttttttttaagaatctCGAAGAACGCGCAATGTATGAAAGATCTCATCGGACCAAAGGCTGCTCTGTTCGTATCGATGCTTTTAACCTGTCGTTTCTTCCTCGTTCTAAGAAGCAATAGAAAAGGGGGACTCGATCGATCGTGAAATGGCCGACTATAAATGCGTGCACGCGGCCAAGATAAACGTTTCGCAAGAATCCGATATCGCGTGGCaacgaaatatgtatatagaatcGAGCATACTCGGTGGAGCAAGCGTCTCgctaattttatagaatagcGAAACCGCAACAAGATCGACTCGATATGATCGCAACACGTCAGATGATCGAAGCTATTTGAATCATAGTAACTGCGCGAGTAGATCCATGGCGCCAAGCCTCACGGCTACGACAAACAGCACGAGCGTCgctactttttttctttccgatTTTTCATCGTTGCAAGATCCACAGAAACAGAGATTCGCCAGTATGCTTTTACCTGACAATGCTGAAACGTATTCCAACGAGCAAGCGGTGGGTAGAGCGGTAACCTATGCACGGGTAACTATTTTAAGCACGCGCAACCGGTTCGCGTTGCGACTGGTACGAAACATGTTCTCTCCGTCAAACGTATCCTTCTTAACGTAAGATCAGCGTATTTTCTTGAGCAACTTGCAATGTTTTGGCTTTTCGCGTCGGATCCTCGGTGTTTCCAGAGAACAACACGATCTATCGATCTTATCCGTTCGGACGGCCCACTCTTGCTCGCACTAGCTGACACTTTCTCTGAGCACGATGTTTGTCCGTGGTTGGTCGCGTATTCGCGCGGACCGACCGGTTTGTAATATTCCGATCTCGGAATCGATGCGTCGCAAGAACTCGAGGCAGCGCGGTACACACTACTGGCGAACCAGACGATTCGACCGAACCGAAGGAAGGTGGAGAAGAAAAAGTATCCTGAAAATGAAGACGAGCGGATCTATGACGGGTGCGACGAATCGAAGAGCGACTCTCATTGGACTGAATTAAGGAAGGACGTGGAccgagagaaacagagaagcggaaagggaaagaggtgtaggaggaggaggaggaaaagGAGGTGTTGGCGATGGTAGCCAAGCGAGTTGGTAGTGGTGGTGGTGCTGCAGCCGCTGCCGTTGTTACCGTAAGTCGTTGCCGAACACATTGGTGGTGGTGGTTACTGATAGCGATGGTGGtggaaaaggagaagagagcAGCGAGTCCGCTCCCGCAGTCTGCTAGACTCCAAACTACCAACCGACCGAGACtggtttcaattttttcccgACTTTTTGTTTTACCTGTTCCACTGCGTCTCTACCTTTCCCTCtgtctcttttcttcctctttcgctTCTTCTTGTCCGTCGCTCTCTTATCCTCCTCCCCTCTCTACTCCCTTCCTACCTTTCTTCTTACTCTT from Bombus pascuorum chromosome 2, iyBomPasc1.1, whole genome shotgun sequence encodes the following:
- the LOC132916793 gene encoding uncharacterized protein LOC132916793 isoform X2; the protein is MAEGGIEPKHSDNQVSKFQLELNECLGNWLVYLQTLNGLCTAGTKLAQSLQTLLSAHDTLTQCRLTGQCLAGWEELTRATCIASNTVKNHIISALRDHETRENEGDKHDILRDNLLSFINLQYQFCVACCECLGGMAECSCSQSGTTECDIASLQQCFERLYSSQPLVSSSSMQQSVQNFRRSPLPYPLFPLQVQRRWSETAAAEMSGEVLENTMRRWSMPWDCRNITDWPRQDVRSRLRIPHQNRSRSTTPDTIWKASTMASQDGLQEAIQLLSCKPGVTLTTCNFESNYDSIMWPASRKIGFPRYWPRGSHSSDHSDQSGHRECDQSAHSGEHRDSEQSGTSGSHGDSKDSIHSHSDHREIEFGTVDTLPLRKSSSSTDSCISAYSRSGSESAGGGECARSQLYSMWSGSDLPFIKLPESNETQDEHPPV
- the LOC132916232 gene encoding twisted gastrulation protein homolog 1-B-like translates to MMSWSRTLVVAIIEISFLSAIIKHCEGCNEAICASVVSKCMLTQSCKCDLVTCTCCKECFSCLSYLYDECCSCVDLCPKPNITDNPLSKKSHVEDFSEPMPGLFQALTAEPDPHERWLTFTFPVDFDMSLFTPKHDKEMKYHMHTADEQIHPLKPNVMTVNCTVAFMAQCNSWNKCRASCQSMGATSYRWFHDGCCECIGDTCINYGINESRCIHCPLDKEEDDLKDQYDDYGQDEDDLVEDEID
- the LOC132916793 gene encoding uncharacterized protein LOC132916793 isoform X1; the encoded protein is MAEGGIEPKHSDNQVSKFQLELNECLGNWLVYLQTLNGLCTAGTKLAQSLQTLLSAHDTLTQCRLTGQCLAGWEELTRATCIASNTVKNHIISALRDHETRENEGDKHDILRDNLLSFINLQYQFCVACCECLGGMAECSCSQSGTTECDIASLQQCFERLYSSQPLVSSSSMQQSVQNFRRSPLPYPLFPLQVQRRWSETAAAEMSGEVLENTMRRWSMPWDCRNITDWPRQDVRSRLRIPHQNRSRSTTPDTIWKASTMASQDGLQEAIQLLSCKPGIRPLNQLIAYTNQHIPGVTLTTCNFESNYDSIMWPASRKIGFPRYWPRGSHSSDHSDQSGHRECDQSAHSGEHRDSEQSGTSGSHGDSKDSIHSHSDHREIEFGTVDTLPLRKSSSSTDSCISAYSRSGSESAGGGECARSQLYSMWSGSDLPFIKLPESNETQDEHPPV